The following proteins are encoded in a genomic region of Micrococcaceae bacterium Sec5.8:
- the dapD gene encoding 2,3,4,5-tetrahydropyridine-2,6-dicarboxylate N-succinyltransferase translates to MTETASSAVPADARSAYGYGVATIATGNGEATVLDVWFPAPALGTATGSLRDVAHADQSLLDIAATGADADRGTEQKVVFVQIHLDEAPADTADAYLRLHLLSHRLVQPNTINLDGIFAKLPNVVWTNFGPAAVEGFELTRARLRKRGAVTVYGIDKFPRMVDYVIPSGVRIADADRVRLGAHLAEGTTVMHEGFVNFNAGTLGSSMVEGRISAGVVAGDGSDVGGGASIMGTLSGGGKEKISLGERVLLGANSGVGISIGDDSVVEAGLYVTAGTRVRVAGAKDADGEDTSRIVKAVELSGVPNLLFRRNSSTGEVEVLPRKGQTVELNEALHAN, encoded by the coding sequence ATGACTGAAACCGCTTCTTCCGCTGTGCCCGCTGACGCCCGCTCCGCTTACGGTTACGGCGTTGCCACGATCGCCACCGGCAACGGTGAAGCCACCGTCCTTGACGTCTGGTTCCCGGCGCCCGCACTCGGAACAGCGACCGGGAGCCTCCGTGACGTCGCCCACGCAGACCAGTCGCTGCTCGACATTGCCGCAACCGGCGCCGACGCGGACCGCGGCACCGAACAGAAGGTCGTCTTCGTCCAGATTCACTTGGACGAGGCTCCAGCAGACACTGCCGATGCCTACCTGCGCCTGCACCTGCTCTCCCACCGTCTGGTGCAGCCGAACACCATCAACCTGGACGGCATCTTTGCCAAGCTCCCCAATGTGGTGTGGACCAACTTCGGACCCGCCGCCGTTGAGGGCTTCGAACTGACCCGGGCCAGGCTGCGCAAGCGCGGCGCCGTCACGGTCTACGGGATCGACAAGTTCCCGCGCATGGTGGACTACGTCATTCCTTCGGGTGTGCGCATCGCGGACGCGGACCGTGTCCGGCTCGGCGCGCACCTGGCTGAGGGCACCACGGTGATGCACGAGGGCTTCGTCAACTTCAACGCCGGCACCCTGGGCAGCTCCATGGTCGAAGGGCGCATCTCCGCCGGGGTGGTTGCCGGAGACGGGTCCGACGTCGGCGGCGGCGCCTCAATCATGGGAACCCTCTCCGGCGGGGGCAAGGAAAAGATCTCCCTGGGCGAACGCGTGCTGCTCGGCGCCAACTCCGGGGTGGGCATCAGCATCGGGGACGACTCCGTTGTTGAAGCCGGCCTGTACGTCACGGCCGGTACCCGGGTCCGGGTGGCCGGCGCCAAGGATGCCGACGGTGAGGACACCAGCCGGATCGTCAAGGCCGTGGAGCTCTCCGGCGTGCCCAACCTGCTCTTCCGCCGCAACTCCTCCACCGGTGAGGTGGAGGTCCTCCCCCGCAAGGGACAGACCGTGGAACTCAACGAGGCCCTCCACGCCAACTAA
- the dapC gene encoding succinyldiaminopimelate transaminase produces the protein MSPAQRSFGLSLPDYPWEALAPYLARAAEHPGGMANLSIGTPVDATPAVVQEALRAASNAPGYPTVHGTAGLREAIAAWFERRRGVPGLDPQDIMPTVGSKELVAWLPFLLGLKPGDVVVRPTVAYPTYDIGATFAGAEHVAADNLEELDAATRARVRLVWVNSPANPTGSVRDADSLRGMVRQARALGAVVASDECYAELGWGEWDVQRGGAPVPSILDPQVAEGSHEGLLAVYSLSKQSNLAGYRAAFVAGDPVLVANLVNSRKHAGMIVPYPVQEAMRVALGEDAHVQAQKDLYRGRRERLVPALERFGLAIHESRAGLYLWATAGEPTWDTVGRLADRGIVVGPGVFYGDAGQGFIRMALTASDERIDAAAARLITGR, from the coding sequence GTGTCACCAGCGCAGCGCAGCTTCGGCCTCAGCCTGCCCGACTATCCCTGGGAGGCCCTGGCCCCGTACCTGGCGCGGGCCGCGGAGCATCCCGGGGGCATGGCGAACCTCTCGATCGGAACCCCGGTGGACGCCACCCCCGCCGTTGTCCAGGAGGCCCTGCGGGCCGCCTCGAACGCCCCGGGCTACCCCACGGTCCACGGCACGGCCGGGCTCCGGGAAGCGATCGCGGCGTGGTTTGAGCGCCGCCGTGGCGTCCCCGGGCTGGATCCGCAGGACATCATGCCCACCGTCGGCTCCAAGGAACTCGTGGCCTGGCTCCCGTTCCTGCTGGGACTCAAGCCGGGCGACGTCGTCGTCCGCCCCACGGTGGCCTACCCCACCTACGACATCGGTGCGACCTTTGCCGGCGCCGAGCACGTCGCCGCGGACAACCTTGAAGAACTCGACGCCGCCACCCGGGCCCGTGTCCGGCTGGTGTGGGTTAACTCCCCGGCGAACCCTACCGGCAGCGTCCGGGACGCCGATTCGCTCCGCGGAATGGTCCGGCAGGCCCGCGCCCTCGGCGCCGTCGTAGCCTCGGATGAATGCTACGCCGAGCTCGGCTGGGGGGAGTGGGACGTTCAGCGCGGCGGTGCTCCGGTGCCCAGCATCCTGGACCCGCAGGTCGCGGAGGGCTCCCACGAGGGCCTGCTGGCCGTGTACTCGCTCAGCAAACAGTCCAACCTGGCCGGATACCGTGCCGCCTTCGTAGCCGGCGACCCCGTTCTCGTGGCGAACCTGGTCAACAGCCGCAAGCACGCGGGCATGATCGTCCCCTACCCGGTTCAGGAGGCCATGCGCGTAGCTCTGGGCGAGGACGCCCACGTGCAGGCGCAGAAGGACCTCTACCGCGGCCGCCGGGAGCGGCTCGTCCCTGCACTGGAGCGGTTCGGACTGGCTATCCACGAATCACGGGCCGGGCTCTACCTGTGGGCGACAGCGGGCGAGCCCACCTGGGACACCGTTGGCCGGCTCGCGGACCGCGGAATCGTGGTGGGACCGGGCGTGTTCTACGGGGACGCGGGCCAGGGATTTATCCGCATGGCGCTGACAGCCAGCGATGAACGGATTGACGCGGCAGCCGCCCGGCTCATTACCGGGCGGTAA
- the dapE gene encoding succinyl-diaminopimelate desuccinylase, whose translation MTENTAPARLNLRQDVALLTADIIDIFSVSGEEHRLADAVEHALRSIPQLELLRDGDSIIARTNLGRSERVILAGHLDTVPLPTTDGSLGTVPSYWSSGAPGEGILYGRGATDMKGGVAVQLALAAELFDGGAQPDKDVTFVFYDHEEVEAVKSGLGRLVRNHGHLLGGDFAILLEPTDGTVEGGCNGTIRFEATTVGEAAHSARAWMGNNAIHAAAPVLARLAAYAPRTVNVDGLEYRESLNAVKIHGGTAGNVIPDRCVVEINYRFAPDKSPDEAEQHVRELLEGFDVVRTDSAAGARPGLNHPAAASFVAAVGGVPKPKYGWTDVARFSELGIPAVNFGPGDALLAHKDNEHVDADAVRECLRALRCWLMP comes from the coding sequence GTGACTGAGAATACTGCACCCGCCCGCCTGAACCTGCGCCAGGACGTGGCGCTGCTGACCGCGGACATCATCGATATCTTCAGCGTCTCGGGGGAGGAACACCGGCTGGCCGACGCCGTGGAACATGCCCTCCGTTCCATCCCGCAGCTGGAGCTGCTCCGCGACGGCGACTCGATCATTGCCCGCACCAACCTCGGCCGCTCCGAGCGGGTCATCCTCGCCGGGCACCTGGACACTGTCCCGCTGCCAACCACCGACGGCTCCCTCGGGACGGTCCCCTCCTACTGGTCCTCGGGTGCGCCGGGGGAGGGCATCCTGTACGGGCGGGGCGCCACGGACATGAAGGGCGGCGTCGCCGTTCAGCTGGCATTGGCCGCAGAACTGTTCGACGGCGGCGCGCAGCCGGATAAGGACGTCACCTTCGTCTTCTACGACCATGAGGAAGTCGAGGCTGTTAAAAGCGGCCTCGGCCGGCTGGTGCGCAACCACGGACATCTGCTGGGCGGGGACTTCGCCATCCTCCTCGAGCCTACGGACGGCACGGTGGAGGGCGGATGCAACGGCACCATCCGGTTCGAAGCAACCACCGTGGGCGAGGCCGCACACTCCGCCCGGGCATGGATGGGCAACAACGCCATCCACGCCGCCGCACCGGTCCTGGCCCGGCTGGCCGCCTACGCACCCCGGACCGTTAATGTGGACGGCCTGGAGTACCGGGAAAGCCTGAATGCCGTGAAGATTCACGGCGGGACCGCCGGCAACGTCATTCCGGACCGCTGCGTCGTGGAAATCAACTACCGGTTCGCCCCGGACAAATCCCCGGACGAGGCGGAGCAGCACGTCCGGGAGTTGCTGGAGGGTTTCGACGTCGTCCGCACGGACAGCGCCGCCGGCGCTCGGCCCGGACTCAACCACCCCGCCGCAGCGTCCTTTGTAGCCGCCGTCGGCGGGGTGCCGAAACCCAAGTACGGCTGGACCGACGTCGCACGCTTTAGCGAACTGGGGATCCCGGCGGTGAACTTCGGCCCAGGCGATGCACTGCTGGCGCACAAGGACAACGAACACGTGGACGCCGACGCGGTCCGCGAATGCCTGCGGGCATTGCGGTGCTGGCTCATGCCATAG
- a CDS encoding TetR family transcriptional regulator C-terminal domain-containing protein has product MPKFVDAALRRQEVVEAVFRIIAADGLERASLREVADEAELAVGSVRHYFASSDELLAHAFGVVVDRVVGRLTVADERLAAEQPGTAEHHAGVLTLLGEFLPLDEERAVDSCVWMAFKSAARTKPFLLPVADRSHRAVAAIVGRLVLDLSSDADDVAMDQQRLVTEAERLLATLDGLALHALLQPEWMTAQMCSDVLESHLSGLGSYAGTH; this is encoded by the coding sequence ATGCCCAAATTTGTCGACGCCGCCCTCCGGCGCCAGGAAGTGGTCGAGGCGGTCTTCCGGATCATCGCAGCGGACGGACTTGAAAGGGCGTCGCTGCGCGAAGTCGCGGACGAGGCGGAACTCGCCGTTGGATCCGTCCGGCACTACTTCGCCAGCAGCGATGAACTCCTGGCCCACGCGTTCGGGGTGGTTGTGGACCGGGTGGTCGGCAGACTCACGGTCGCCGATGAACGGCTCGCGGCGGAGCAGCCGGGAACCGCGGAGCATCACGCCGGAGTTTTAACCCTGTTGGGTGAGTTCCTCCCCCTGGATGAGGAACGTGCCGTCGATTCCTGCGTTTGGATGGCGTTCAAGAGTGCGGCCCGGACCAAGCCGTTCCTTCTTCCGGTGGCCGACCGGAGCCACCGTGCCGTGGCCGCAATTGTCGGCCGGCTCGTGCTGGACCTGTCCTCCGATGCCGACGATGTGGCCATGGACCAGCAGCGTCTGGTCACGGAGGCGGAGCGGCTGCTCGCCACGCTGGACGGGCTCGCCCTGCACGCCCTTCTGCAGCCTGAATGGATGACAGCGCAGATGTGCAGCGACGTGCTGGAATCCCACCTGTCCGGGCTGGGAAGCTACGCCGGGACCCATTAA
- the fdxA gene encoding ferredoxin produces MTYVIAQPCVDVKDKACIEECPVDCIYEGERSLYIHPDECVDCGACEPVCPVEAIYYEDDTPEEWADYYKANVEFFDDLGSPGGAAKVGNTHTDHPMIAALPPQNQES; encoded by the coding sequence GTGACGTACGTAATCGCGCAGCCGTGTGTAGATGTCAAAGACAAGGCATGTATTGAAGAGTGCCCCGTCGATTGCATTTACGAAGGTGAACGCTCCCTGTACATCCACCCCGACGAGTGTGTTGACTGCGGAGCCTGCGAGCCGGTCTGCCCCGTCGAAGCCATCTACTACGAGGACGACACCCCGGAGGAATGGGCCGATTACTACAAGGCCAACGTCGAATTCTTCGATGACCTCGGCTCCCCGGGCGGGGCCGCGAAGGTCGGCAACACGCACACGGACCACCCAATGATCGCCGCCCTGCCGCCGCAGAACCAAGAGAGCTAA
- a CDS encoding citrate synthase translates to MTETTSATLRHAGGELELPRIQVVEGNEGYDVSKLLKQTGAVAFDPGFMNTAATTSAITYIDGDAGILRYRGYPIEQLAKHSSFLEVSFLLIYGNLPTATELEAFDQRIRHHTLLHEELKGFFSGFPRDAHPMPVLSSAVSALSTFYQDSLDPFNAEQVEVSTYRLLAKMPVIAAYALKKSIGQPMLYPDNSHNLVENFLRLSFGLPAEQYEVDPVVAKALDLLLILHADHEQNCSTSTVRLVGSSNANLFASVSAGINALFGPAHGGANEAVLKMLRQIQADGTKPEDYMEKVKNKEDGVRLMGFGHRVYKNYDPRAKIVKATAHEILTKLGGNDELLEIALRLEEKALNDDYFIQRKLYPNVDFYTGLIYKAMGFPEKMFTVLFAIGRLPGWIAQWREMISDPNTKIGRPRQLYIGEPERNYPSV, encoded by the coding sequence ATGACTGAGACCACCAGCGCAACCCTGCGCCATGCCGGCGGCGAGCTAGAACTTCCGCGCATCCAGGTTGTAGAAGGAAACGAAGGCTATGACGTTTCCAAGCTGCTGAAGCAGACCGGCGCCGTTGCTTTTGACCCCGGCTTCATGAACACCGCGGCCACCACCTCGGCCATTACCTACATCGATGGCGACGCCGGAATCCTGCGGTACCGCGGGTACCCGATCGAGCAGCTCGCCAAACACTCCAGCTTCCTGGAAGTATCGTTCCTGCTGATCTACGGCAACCTCCCCACCGCCACCGAGCTGGAAGCTTTCGACCAGCGGATCCGGCACCATACCCTGCTGCACGAGGAACTGAAGGGTTTCTTCAGCGGTTTCCCGCGGGACGCGCACCCGATGCCGGTCCTGTCCTCGGCCGTGTCCGCGCTGTCCACGTTCTACCAGGATTCGCTGGACCCCTTCAACGCCGAACAGGTGGAGGTCTCCACCTACCGTCTGCTGGCCAAGATGCCGGTCATTGCCGCGTACGCCCTGAAGAAGAGCATCGGCCAGCCCATGCTGTACCCGGACAACTCACACAACCTGGTTGAGAACTTCCTCCGCCTGAGTTTCGGCCTGCCGGCCGAGCAGTACGAGGTGGACCCGGTCGTCGCCAAGGCGTTGGACCTGCTTCTCATCTTGCACGCCGACCACGAACAGAACTGCTCGACGTCCACCGTCCGGCTGGTCGGTTCCTCCAACGCGAACCTCTTCGCCTCCGTCTCCGCCGGTATCAACGCCCTGTTCGGACCGGCCCACGGCGGCGCCAATGAGGCCGTGCTGAAGATGCTTCGCCAGATCCAGGCCGACGGCACCAAGCCCGAGGACTACATGGAGAAGGTCAAGAACAAGGAGGACGGCGTCCGGCTCATGGGCTTCGGGCACCGCGTGTACAAGAACTACGACCCGCGCGCCAAGATCGTCAAGGCCACGGCCCATGAGATCCTCACCAAGCTTGGCGGCAACGACGAACTGCTGGAAATCGCCCTCCGTCTGGAAGAGAAGGCCCTGAATGATGACTACTTCATCCAGCGCAAGCTCTACCCGAACGTGGACTTCTACACCGGCCTGATTTACAAAGCCATGGGCTTCCCCGAGAAGATGTTCACCGTGCTCTTTGCCATTGGACGGCTTCCGGGCTGGATCGCCCAGTGGCGGGAAATGATCAGCGACCCCAACACCAAGATCGGCCGCCCCCGCCAGCTGTACATCGGTGAGCCGGAGCGCAACTACCCCTCCGTGTAG
- a CDS encoding amino acid ABC transporter permease: protein MSSVLYDVPGPKARRVSLIGSIVGAVAIAGLVWWAITVLAQQGIFEAERWAVFQIPDVWALIGNGILATLSAAAVAAVIAFPLGLALCLMRISDVTWIRIPTRIVLEFLRGMPVVLMMFFVLLVFATGSFTAVVAGLVLYNSAIFAEIIRAGIQSLPKGQREAGLAIGLTSFASRRSIELPQAIRRMLPSLVAQLVVLLKDTSLGYIVSYEELLRKVQIMADFLGPAYLFPVFFVAAAIYIAINFSVSRLAIWIEKRGSKKAAGGVVHVPVAGIPDK, encoded by the coding sequence ATGAGCTCAGTCTTATACGACGTCCCCGGCCCCAAGGCCCGCCGTGTCTCCCTGATCGGCTCCATTGTCGGCGCCGTAGCGATCGCCGGCCTGGTGTGGTGGGCCATCACCGTCCTGGCCCAGCAGGGCATCTTCGAGGCGGAACGCTGGGCCGTGTTCCAGATTCCCGATGTCTGGGCGCTGATCGGGAACGGTATCCTCGCCACCCTCTCCGCGGCGGCCGTTGCCGCCGTGATCGCTTTCCCGCTGGGCCTGGCGCTCTGCCTGATGCGGATTTCCGACGTCACCTGGATCCGCATCCCCACCCGCATCGTGCTGGAATTCCTGCGCGGCATGCCCGTGGTCCTGATGATGTTCTTCGTCCTGCTGGTGTTTGCGACGGGCTCGTTCACCGCCGTCGTCGCCGGACTGGTGCTGTACAACTCGGCCATCTTCGCCGAAATCATCCGCGCCGGCATCCAGTCCCTGCCGAAGGGCCAGCGTGAGGCCGGCCTTGCCATCGGCCTCACCAGCTTCGCGTCCCGGCGCAGCATCGAACTGCCCCAAGCCATCCGGCGCATGCTGCCCTCGCTCGTGGCGCAGCTTGTGGTGCTGCTGAAGGACACCTCGCTGGGCTACATCGTCTCCTACGAGGAACTGCTGCGTAAAGTGCAGATCATGGCCGACTTCCTCGGCCCGGCCTACCTGTTTCCGGTGTTCTTTGTGGCGGCCGCAATCTACATTGCCATCAACTTCTCCGTGTCCCGCCTCGCTATCTGGATCGAGAAGCGCGGCTCCAAGAAGGCGGCCGGCGGCGTGGTCCACGTGCCCGTCGCCGGGATCCCCGACAAGTAG
- a CDS encoding amino acid ABC transporter permease — translation MDVIIENLPAYWDGFLRTLFLSVVSGIIALIFGTLLAAARVSPIAALRGFSMTYVEIVRNTPLTIAFFFAAVVLPRLGVTFQQFEIAAIIALSAYTSAFIAEAVRSGVNSVPVGQAEAARSIGMKFSQVLSLIILPQALRTVIPPMINILIALVKNSSVAGAFYVLELFGTGRQLANANGDAVLWVLVGVAIFYLLITVPLGYVANLVERKVAISR, via the coding sequence ATGGACGTCATCATTGAAAACCTCCCAGCATATTGGGACGGTTTTCTCAGAACCCTCTTCCTGTCCGTGGTCTCGGGGATCATCGCACTGATTTTCGGCACCCTGCTCGCGGCAGCCCGCGTCTCGCCCATCGCGGCCCTGCGCGGCTTCAGCATGACGTACGTGGAAATTGTCCGGAACACCCCGTTGACCATCGCGTTCTTCTTCGCCGCAGTGGTCCTGCCGCGGCTGGGAGTGACGTTCCAGCAGTTCGAAATCGCCGCCATCATCGCCTTGAGCGCCTACACCTCGGCGTTCATCGCCGAGGCGGTCCGCTCCGGTGTGAACAGCGTGCCGGTGGGGCAGGCAGAGGCTGCCCGCAGCATCGGCATGAAGTTCAGCCAGGTACTGTCCCTGATCATCCTGCCGCAGGCCCTGCGGACCGTCATCCCGCCGATGATCAACATCCTGATCGCCCTGGTCAAGAACTCCTCGGTGGCTGGCGCCTTCTACGTCCTGGAACTCTTCGGCACCGGCCGCCAGCTTGCCAACGCCAACGGCGACGCTGTCCTGTGGGTCCTGGTCGGCGTCGCGATCTTCTACCTGCTGATAACCGTCCCGCTTGGCTACGTGGCCAACCTGGTTGAACGAAAGGTGGCGATCTCCCGATGA
- a CDS encoding glutamate ABC transporter substrate-binding protein translates to MTFLTRRKSLLVAASAALALSLSACGGSSSTTSPPVAEKPSFAADTTMAKLSSAGKIVIGTKFDQPLFGQKGLDGKPVGFDVEMGKLIAGKLGIPADKIEWKETVSANREQFLKNGDVDIIVATYTINDKRKTEVDFAGPYYEAGQALMVNKDNTSITKPEDVKGKNVCSVTGSTPAGTIVEKYGAVLVPAATYSACLEPLRNKQVEAITTDNVILAGFVNKEPDAFKLASDQTFTKEPYGIGLKKDDTVFRNWINDQLEAFAKDGSYKKAWEATAGAVIKTAPELPAINRY, encoded by the coding sequence ATGACATTTTTGACCCGACGGAAGTCCCTTCTGGTGGCCGCGTCCGCAGCCCTGGCTCTCAGCCTCAGCGCCTGCGGCGGCAGCTCCTCCACCACCAGCCCGCCCGTGGCCGAGAAGCCCAGCTTCGCTGCCGACACCACCATGGCCAAGCTTTCCTCAGCCGGCAAGATCGTCATCGGCACCAAGTTTGACCAGCCGCTCTTCGGCCAGAAAGGCCTCGACGGCAAGCCGGTCGGCTTCGACGTCGAAATGGGCAAGTTGATCGCCGGCAAGCTTGGCATCCCCGCGGACAAGATCGAATGGAAAGAAACGGTTTCCGCAAACCGCGAGCAGTTCCTGAAGAACGGCGACGTCGACATCATCGTGGCGACGTACACGATCAATGACAAGCGCAAAACCGAAGTCGACTTCGCTGGCCCGTATTACGAGGCCGGTCAGGCGCTCATGGTGAACAAGGACAACACCTCCATCACCAAGCCGGAGGACGTCAAGGGTAAGAACGTCTGCTCCGTCACCGGGTCCACCCCGGCCGGGACGATCGTGGAGAAGTACGGAGCAGTCCTGGTTCCGGCCGCGACCTACTCCGCCTGCCTCGAGCCGCTGCGCAACAAGCAGGTTGAAGCGATCACCACCGACAACGTCATCCTCGCCGGCTTCGTGAACAAGGAACCGGACGCCTTCAAGCTGGCCTCGGACCAGACGTTCACCAAGGAGCCTTACGGCATCGGTCTGAAGAAGGACGACACCGTCTTCCGCAACTGGATCAATGACCAGCTGGAAGCCTTCGCCAAGGACGGGTCTTATAAGAAGGCCTGGGAAGCCACCGCCGGCGCCGTCATCAAGACCGCGCCCGAACTTCCCGCGATCAACCGCTACTAG